A stretch of DNA from Halorubrum sp. BOL3-1:
ACCTCGACCCCGGGACGTACCCCTTCACCGTCGCGCTCGACGAAGACAGCCGAAACGGAACGCTGACGATCACGGACGACCCGGCGAAGACGACGGTCGCCAACGATGACGACGGCGCGGACTCCGGCGACGGGAACGCCACCGACGACGAGAACTCCGCGGACGACGGGAACTCTACCGGTCCCTCCGACGCGGGGTCCGACGGACCGGAGGACGACGACTCCTCGGAGTCGGACGGAAACGCTTCGGAGTCGGACGGAAACGCTTCGGATCCGGACGGAAACGCCTCGGAGTCGGACGGCGACTCGGGCGGCGAGGACGGAGGAGACGAGCCGGCGACGTTCCTCCCGTTCGGTATCGGGACGCGCGAGACGTTCGGCGGGACGGTCCTCGTCGGGGCGACGTACCTCCTTGGTCACTGGGTGTGAGTCGCGGATTCGGTCTCGCGCCGCCCCTCGTCTCCCGGCGCTATTCTCAGCGCTGAGAACCGCGGGGGAGCGATTAAGTGATCGCTCGACCCCCTTTCAGACAACTATGGCTACGCGGGTACTCATCGCCGACGACTCGGAGTTCATGCGGAACCTCCTCCGGGAGATCCTCGAAGGTGAGTTCGAGATCGTCGGGGAGGCGGAAAACGGCGTGGAGGCGGTCAACATGTACGAGGAACACGGGCCGGACCTCGTGATGATGGACATCGTGATGCCGATCCGCGACGGGATCGAGGCGACGACGGAGATCTTAGAGGAGAACCCCGACGCGAAGGTGATCATGTGTACCAGCGTCGGGCAAGAAGAGAAAATGAAGGCGGCGATCAAGGCCGGTGCGGAGGGGTACATCACGAAGCCGTTCCAGAAGCCGAACGTGCTCGACGCCATCGGCTCGGCGGTATAATGCGGGTCGATGTCCGCGCGCTCGGCGCGTGTAACCGCCTCGCGGAGCAGGGAGCGAAACGGGCCGCCGGCGCGCTCTCGGATCTCACCGGGACGGACCTCGCGGTCGAGGTGACGGGCGCGAGCGTCGCCAGCGGCGAGGACCTCGCGAAGTCGTTCGCGGGCCGGGAGTCCATCGGCGTGAGCGTCGGGCTCCGCGGCGGGTTGGACGGC
This window harbors:
- the cheY gene encoding chemotaxis protein CheY, whose protein sequence is MATRVLIADDSEFMRNLLREILEGEFEIVGEAENGVEAVNMYEEHGPDLVMMDIVMPIRDGIEATTEILEENPDAKVIMCTSVGQEEKMKAAIKAGAEGYITKPFQKPNVLDAIGSAV